The genomic interval GCCTTCACGTTTAAAACTAAGCACTGCATTGGGTCCAGCGTCTACTTCCCCACTAATCATCCTTGTAAAATGCACACCCAGAAACGGAAATTTAGGGTTGGGTACAGGATAAATTAAATTTTTGACAAGATATCGTTTTTCCGGCTTTAATTTATAATATTCTCCACGAAACGGTACAATTTTCATATCTGTTTTGTAGCCAGCTGACGCTGCCACGCGATCACTATGGAGACCAGCGCAGTTAATCACCATTCGCGCTTTAAATGTGCCGCGACTCGTTTCAATCGTTACATTATCCGATTCCTCATGGATTTTTTCTACTTTTGTATTAAGTTGAATCTCCCCCCCTTGTTCACGAATAATATCAGCAAATTTTTCGCTGACCTGTCGATAATTCACAATACCTGCCTGGGGAACACGAATCGCACTCAGCCCATTTACATGTGGTTCAATTTCTTTTAATTCATCGATAGAAATTTTTTGGATGTTTAATTTATTTTCCAGACCACGTTTATATAAGTTATCAAGAAGAGGTAATTCTTCCTCTTTTGTCGCAACAATCACTTTTCCACAAATATCATGTTGAATTCCATGAGTCTGGCAAAACTTCGTCATGGATTGACTTCCCTGTTTCGCAAATCTTGCTTTAAAACTTCCTGGTTGATAATAGATGCCAGAGTGAATGACACCACTATTATGACCTGTTTGATGTTCTGCTACAGCTGATTCCTTCTCAATAACCATCACCTTCGAATTTGGAAACCTCTCATAAATAGCCATTCCTGTTGATAAACCAAC from Peribacillus asahii carries:
- the lhgO gene encoding L-2-hydroxyglutarate oxidase → MYDFAIVGGGIVGLSTGMAIYERFPNSKVMVIEKESAVAEHQTGHNSGVIHSGIYYQPGSFKARFAKQGSQSMTKFCQTHGIQHDICGKVIVATKEEELPLLDNLYKRGLENKLNIQKISIDELKEIEPHVNGLSAIRVPQAGIVNYRQVSEKFADIIREQGGEIQLNTKVEKIHEESDNVTIETSRGTFKARMVINCAGLHSDRVAASAGYKTDMKIVPFRGEYYKLKPEKRYLVKNLIYPVPNPKFPFLGVHFTRMISGEVDAGPNAVLSFKREGYKKTDFNARDLAEVLRYGGFWKLAGKFMKEGLDEYVRSFSKKQFTKSLQELIPEIQEEDLIPAPAGVRAQALRDDGNMVDDFHIIVGKRTIHVCNAPSPAATASIEIGKEVASRIPNQSHLLQAIL